Proteins encoded together in one Candidatus Xianfuyuplasma coldseepsis window:
- the hflX gene encoding GTPase HflX: MFKAILVGADLKQDGTIDYYMEELYNLAVASNLEVVYSITQSLNRITPKFYIGSGKVDEIKRYVTNLNADMVIFNNELSGSQLRNLEQILDCRVIDRTLLILDIFAKRARTKEAMLQVEIAQLDYMLPRLVGLTDSLNRQQGGIGSRGPGEKKLELDRRRIINERSNLQKELEDVVKNRQVQRRTRDRSNIKKVAIVGYTNAGKSTLLNALVDVTSHNEDKKVYVENMLFATLETATRHIVLDNNKDFILTDTVGFVSNLPHKLVESFKSTLEEITEADYLIHVVDTSNKFYETQIQITKDTLAEIGVHDIPTLYIYNKYDLIDHAIEPSNFPYIIVSLLDNEAISQVLDFIEKEIFKDYEVVKLLIPFQEGDLVSYLNEHNNIIHQNYVNEGTVIELELSQLQKQKYADYII; this comes from the coding sequence ATGTTCAAAGCAATATTGGTTGGCGCAGATTTGAAACAAGATGGAACAATAGATTACTATATGGAAGAGTTATACAATTTAGCAGTTGCAAGCAATTTAGAGGTCGTTTATTCGATTACTCAATCACTCAACCGCATTACACCAAAATTTTACATTGGTTCCGGTAAAGTCGATGAAATCAAGCGTTATGTCACCAATCTTAATGCAGATATGGTTATCTTCAACAATGAACTCAGTGGATCGCAATTACGAAATTTAGAGCAAATATTGGACTGTCGTGTCATCGACAGAACCCTCTTAATTCTAGATATATTCGCTAAACGAGCACGCACAAAAGAAGCGATGTTACAAGTAGAAATCGCTCAGCTAGACTATATGTTGCCCCGTCTTGTCGGCTTAACAGACAGTTTAAATCGTCAACAAGGTGGGATTGGATCCCGTGGTCCTGGTGAAAAGAAACTGGAACTAGACAGACGTCGAATAATTAACGAAAGAAGTAACCTTCAGAAAGAACTAGAAGACGTTGTCAAAAACCGTCAGGTTCAACGTCGAACACGTGATCGTTCCAACATCAAAAAGGTGGCCATTGTCGGTTATACAAATGCTGGGAAATCGACATTATTAAATGCTTTGGTTGATGTTACATCCCACAATGAAGACAAAAAAGTATATGTTGAGAATATGTTGTTTGCGACATTGGAAACCGCAACAAGGCACATTGTTCTTGACAATAATAAAGACTTCATTTTAACAGACACCGTTGGTTTTGTATCGAACTTACCTCATAAACTTGTGGAGTCATTCAAATCGACCTTGGAAGAAATCACGGAAGCGGACTATTTAATTCATGTTGTTGATACAAGTAATAAATTTTATGAAACCCAAATTCAAATAACCAAAGATACCTTAGCTGAAATTGGTGTACACGACATACCAACACTATACATCTACAACAAGTACGACCTAATCGACCACGCTATAGAACCATCAAACTTTCCATATATCATTGTTAGTTTATTAGACAATGAAGCCATTTCCCAAGTATTAGACTTCATTGAGAAAGAGATCTTTAAGGATTATGAAGTTGTCAAACTTCTTATCCCTTTTCAAGAAGGAGATCTGGTTTCATATCTCAATGAACACAATAATATTATCCATCAAAATTATGTCAATGAAGGGACGGTTATCGAACTCGAACTTTCCCAATTGCAAAAACAAAAATACGCCGACTATATCATTTAA